In Planctomycetaceae bacterium, the DNA window GTTCATACGGGCACGCTGGATCGAGATGACCTTGAAGAATTGATCGGGCCATCAGAGTTCGACAGCCATTTCGAGAACCCAATCACGAAGCGGCCCGATAATCTCATGGAAGGTCTGTACCTGCGCACGGAGGCGGACGGCGTTGTTACGGGACGAGCCAAGTTTGTACGTCCCGAATTTGTTGAGAAGATCAAGCAGAGCACACACTGGCAGCACCAGCAGATGGTGCCCAACCTGCTGGCAGATGATGTGGATATTTGGGGATGAATTCATCCGGATGCGTGCGTCAGCATGTCAGCATGTCGTCGATTTTGTATTCAGCGGCGAAGCCGCGACCGCATGTAGCCGTGAGCGTAAGCTCATGGGAAAATAAACACCGGACAGGAACACAGCCGCGAAGCGGCGACAGCAGGAGCAATCTGATGGGCACATTTCATCGTCTTACGTATCACCTGGTTTTCGGAACGCGATTCCGACACCGTTCCATCAGCACCGATTTTCAGGAGCGTCTCTACGAATACATCGGCGGAATCGTCCGCACGCAGAATGGGCACCTGATCGAAATCGGTGGCGTGTCTGACCACGTCCATCTGCTGACGAATCTGACTCCCGCCAAGGCTGTGTCCGATGTTCTCCGCGAGATCAAAGCCAACTCGGCCAAGTGGATTAACGACGAGCAACTAGCAATTGGACGGTTCGAATGGCAGAAGGGATACGGCGCATTTACCGTCAGCTATTCCAACATCGAGTCTGTTCAGCAATACATCCGAAAACAGGAAGAACATCACCGAACCCGCACGTTTCGTGATGAATATGTCGAATTCCTCAAACGGCATGGCGTTGAATTCGAAGAGCGTTTTCTGTTCGAGGGGGAACATACTGGGTGAACGAGGTGTCGCCGCATCGCGGCTTTACAAAAAAATGCCATCGCACTCAACCCATTGGCTGACGCCAACGGCTACATGCTGACGCAGCTTCGCCACTGAAGACATCTGAACCGCCAATCGGCGGACCGATCACAACTGGACATCGAATCATGAACTGGGAGCAACTCAAACAGTCTTCGATGGAGGACATCACGGCATGGGCCGAAACCCAACCGTGGTGTCAGGCGATGGCGGACTGCGCACAGGATGCCGAATGGCATTCCGAGGGCGATGTCTGGACCCATACGAAGATGGTCCTTGTGGAAGTCAGAAGGATGAGGGATGAAGGCGGAAAGGCTGGTCCTTACAGCGATCCCACCTTCATCCTTCAGCCTTCTGATTTCATCCTTTTGGTGTTCACCGCTCTGTTCCATGATGTTGCCAAGCCGCTGACGACTGAAGTTGATCCTGAGACGGGCCGAGTCCGCTCTCCCAAGCACGCTGTCAAAGGCGAACATGTTGCTCGCAACGTTTTGCGTGATCTCGGTTGTGACCTCAAGACTC includes these proteins:
- the tnpA gene encoding IS200/IS605 family transposase, with protein sequence MGTFHRLTYHLVFGTRFRHRSISTDFQERLYEYIGGIVRTQNGHLIEIGGVSDHVHLLTNLTPAKAVSDVLREIKANSAKWINDEQLAIGRFEWQKGYGAFTVSYSNIESVQQYIRKQEEHHRTRTFRDEYVEFLKRHGVEFEERFLFEGEHTG